A stretch of Desulfobacter hydrogenophilus DNA encodes these proteins:
- a CDS encoding rhomboid family intramembrane serine protease — protein sequence MIPLRDEQETTSCAVATRSIIFITSLVFVWQMIIGINDQAVSYTFGFVPAKYTVAQMAAYFSWLNKLLSPFTYMFLHGGFWHFIGNMWFLYIFGDNIEQELGPFRFSAFYLVCGLLAAFFHFLLNHSSAVPTIGASGAIAGVMGAYFLLHPKNKILTLVPVLIFPLFVSIPAFVFLGIWFFIQFINATGQGAGAGVAWWAHIGGFLSGMALIYLNSKLPKAGFSEKFDRFTVKKRSPKLHVLTPETDPSGGSDLYGTIALTSLEALTGTKKLVSVPWGFKNSVYRVVVPAGIRRGSLLRLKGMGKSIPGLPRGDLLLRVDIKNAI from the coding sequence ATGATCCCATTAAGAGACGAACAGGAAACAACCTCCTGTGCCGTGGCAACCCGTAGCATTATCTTCATTACCAGCCTGGTTTTTGTCTGGCAGATGATTATAGGTATTAATGATCAGGCCGTTTCCTATACATTCGGATTTGTCCCTGCAAAATATACCGTGGCGCAGATGGCGGCCTATTTTTCCTGGCTGAATAAACTGTTATCACCGTTTACCTATATGTTTCTGCATGGCGGTTTTTGGCATTTTATCGGAAATATGTGGTTTTTATATATTTTCGGTGACAACATTGAACAGGAGTTAGGTCCTTTTCGATTTAGCGCTTTTTATCTGGTTTGTGGACTGCTCGCTGCATTTTTTCATTTTTTGCTTAACCATTCATCTGCCGTGCCGACCATTGGTGCAAGCGGCGCCATTGCAGGGGTTATGGGTGCTTATTTTCTTCTCCATCCGAAAAATAAAATTCTCACCCTGGTGCCTGTGCTTATTTTCCCTTTGTTTGTCAGCATACCTGCGTTTGTTTTTCTAGGAATCTGGTTCTTTATTCAATTCATTAATGCCACAGGGCAGGGTGCCGGTGCCGGTGTTGCCTGGTGGGCTCACATTGGTGGTTTTCTTTCGGGTATGGCTCTTATTTACCTGAACTCTAAACTGCCCAAGGCCGGATTCAGCGAGAAGTTTGACAGATTCACCGTTAAAAAACGCAGCCCAAAGCTTCATGTTCTCACCCCTGAAACAGACCCGTCAGGCGGATCTGATCTTTACGGTACCATTGCACTGACCTCCCTTGAAGCACTCACAGGGACTAAAAAACTTGTCAGCGTTCCCTGGGGGTTTAAAAATTCCGTTTACCGGGTGGTGGTGCCTGCAGGTATCCGGCGCGGATCCTTGTTGCGGCTTAAGGGGATGGGAAAATCCATACCAGGTCTGCCCCGGGGAGATCTTTTGCTGCGCGTAGACATTAAAAATGCCATTTAA
- a CDS encoding dynamin family protein: MTLYPQESIENLVTDILSVIDNLTTVSNHSDKSLVESRQLCSKIPSYIREGVLRVAVVGVIKSGKSTFINAFSGRELVQRGAGVVTSITTRIRKGKKNRAIIYLKSWDDINSEIESCLEMFPGQDESPPFDIRRTQDRQQLRRIFDTIVSSFPITSQGLRPEALVIRNALDGYKQCLDVIGSDEQTISFDAKSFNSHKQFTADSAKAFYVKDVCLEVYGKSIHPNVEIADCQGADSTDPAVLEKIFSYLEAANLIVYCISSRTGLRQSDMVFLKRIKRLGLMENILFVFNCDLSEHENLNNLNVIRDRTIAELKLLVPDVSIFSFSALYTLFDALEKRLSSKNKKRLGLWQEDKEMIAFCTKEYSRFFAGFNQLFGASRFNLFYANHIERLKIVTHILDEKIQILFDVLSAGLLDQEKARKRLADLEGNARRLRVIVDNSVTGAVSALRREIESNLKNAFLKDSENITKLVTEFIRKAKIDSQFYREGVNATGFKQILYMMFQDFKRELDLFILEQVTPELKQLVGIQEERIESYFKSLLDSYRIDYVTMGAPGDRGDGRVSLEMIKEEEEYSKAADLENIKKILGLHLPVQIFSPEYTRAMQANAVTDFSFHSLALFVSALVDKHVKFSFTPGLDRAASRIKKRTLSIMQRQIKAYHSSLKQDYFFPLIDAVTRDFKDKILQRFTMYETLNKDMDALFCLKQEEKNRHLVMIKKAKNDIIRIRALLDEFNMDFETDPFECAVEPSL, from the coding sequence ATGACTTTATACCCCCAAGAATCTATAGAAAATTTAGTTACTGATATCCTCTCGGTGATCGACAATCTGACTACCGTTTCAAATCACTCGGACAAAAGCCTTGTTGAGAGCAGACAGCTTTGTAGTAAAATTCCTTCCTATATCCGTGAAGGGGTTTTGCGTGTGGCCGTGGTCGGGGTGATCAAATCAGGCAAAAGTACGTTTATCAACGCATTTTCAGGCAGAGAATTGGTTCAGCGGGGGGCAGGGGTGGTCACATCCATCACCACCCGTATCAGGAAGGGGAAAAAAAACAGGGCAATTATTTATCTTAAATCATGGGATGACATTAATAGTGAAATTGAAAGCTGCCTGGAGATGTTTCCCGGCCAGGACGAATCCCCGCCTTTTGATATCAGACGCACCCAGGACCGGCAACAACTGCGCCGCATTTTTGATACCATTGTTTCTTCATTTCCAATTACATCCCAAGGACTTCGCCCTGAGGCGCTGGTCATTCGCAATGCCCTTGACGGATATAAACAGTGTCTGGACGTTATAGGCTCAGATGAACAGACCATCAGTTTTGATGCCAAATCCTTTAACAGTCACAAACAGTTTACGGCGGACTCGGCTAAGGCTTTTTATGTCAAAGACGTGTGCCTGGAGGTGTACGGAAAATCCATTCATCCAAACGTTGAAATTGCCGATTGCCAGGGAGCCGATTCCACTGATCCTGCGGTCCTTGAAAAAATATTTTCCTATCTTGAGGCTGCCAACCTGATTGTTTACTGTATCTCGTCACGTACGGGGCTTCGTCAATCCGACATGGTATTTTTAAAACGGATCAAACGCCTTGGGCTGATGGAAAACATTCTTTTTGTTTTCAACTGTGATTTAAGTGAGCATGAGAACTTAAACAACCTGAACGTGATACGGGATAGAACAATTGCCGAACTAAAACTTTTGGTGCCGGATGTCAGTATCTTTTCTTTTTCAGCGTTGTATACGCTTTTTGACGCCCTTGAAAAAAGACTTTCATCCAAAAACAAGAAGCGCCTTGGGCTCTGGCAGGAGGACAAGGAGATGATCGCTTTTTGCACCAAAGAATATAGTCGCTTTTTTGCCGGATTTAATCAGTTGTTTGGAGCGTCCCGGTTCAATCTGTTCTACGCCAATCACATTGAGCGACTGAAAATTGTCACTCATATTCTTGATGAAAAAATACAAATCCTTTTTGATGTCTTGTCTGCAGGGCTTTTAGATCAGGAAAAGGCAAGAAAGCGTCTTGCCGATCTTGAAGGCAATGCAAGGCGCTTACGGGTTATCGTTGACAACTCCGTTACGGGAGCCGTATCCGCGCTTCGCAGGGAGATTGAGTCTAACTTAAAAAATGCATTCCTCAAAGACAGCGAAAATATAACTAAACTTGTGACGGAATTTATTCGAAAGGCCAAAATTGACTCACAGTTCTACAGGGAAGGGGTGAATGCAACGGGTTTTAAGCAGATTTTGTATATGATGTTCCAGGACTTCAAGCGTGAGCTTGACCTTTTTATCCTTGAACAGGTAACCCCGGAACTTAAACAACTGGTGGGTATTCAGGAAGAACGCATAGAGTCATATTTTAAATCTCTTCTGGATTCCTACCGCATCGATTATGTCACCATGGGCGCCCCAGGGGACCGGGGGGACGGCCGGGTTTCCCTTGAAATGATCAAAGAAGAGGAAGAATATTCCAAGGCGGCTGACCTTGAAAATATTAAAAAAATTTTGGGGCTGCATTTGCCGGTCCAGATTTTTTCGCCTGAATATACCAGGGCCATGCAGGCCAATGCCGTGACAGATTTTAGTTTTCATTCATTGGCCTTGTTTGTATCTGCCCTGGTGGACAAGCACGTGAAATTTTCCTTTACGCCCGGGCTTGACAGGGCTGCCAGCAGAATTAAGAAAAGAACGCTGAGCATCATGCAGCGGCAGATAAAAGCCTATCACAGCAGTTTGAAACAGGATTATTTTTTTCCTTTAATCGACGCGGTAACACGGGATTTTAAAGATAAAATTCTTCAACGTTTTACTATGTATGAAACCTTGAACAAGGATATGGATGCACTTTTCTGCCTTAAACAGGAGGAAAAAAATCGGCACCTTGTTATGATAAAAAAAGCGAAAAACGATATTATCCGGATACGTGCGCTTCTTGATGAATTCAACATGGATTTTGAAACCGACCCATTTGAGTGTGCCGTAGAACCCTCCTTGTAG
- a CDS encoding DUF1318 domain-containing protein produces MIVQLYRKKLLTDMKLSVFPMNQKITLGATGNFPQGPVQVKILAEQNVSIQLVQKRRAADVFSNGTNGHYYQNKSGAWVKK; encoded by the coding sequence TTGATTGTCCAACTATACCGTAAAAAGCTTCTTACGGACATGAAGCTGTCCGTTTTTCCCATGAATCAAAAGATCACACTTGGTGCCACGGGTAATTTCCCACAAGGTCCCGTGCAAGTAAAGATTTTAGCAGAGCAGAACGTCTCCATACAGCTTGTTCAAAAAAGAAGGGCCGCCGATGTGTTTTCAAACGGCACAAACGGCCATTATTACCAGAACAAGTCCGGTGCATGGGTTAAGAAATAA
- a CDS encoding YqgE/AlgH family protein, translated as MNDQITENMKGKFIMAIPGLPDPNFAQTVTCLCEHNESGALGFIVNKVHPLLTGRELFEDLGITCNESIDKIEIFLGGPVQPSGVFVLHCGPFLWSETLKISDWLALSNSRDILEAIALGQGPGTFMILLGCAGWGPMQLDNELADSAWLTCDMSREIMFDTKPDLKYEKAMMLI; from the coding sequence ATGAACGACCAGATAACGGAAAATATGAAAGGTAAATTCATCATGGCCATTCCCGGCCTTCCGGACCCCAATTTCGCACAGACAGTCACCTGTCTTTGTGAGCACAATGAATCCGGTGCTCTTGGCTTTATTGTCAATAAAGTCCACCCGTTACTTACCGGCCGGGAGCTTTTTGAAGATTTAGGCATTACCTGCAATGAGAGTATTGATAAAATAGAGATCTTCCTTGGCGGGCCGGTTCAGCCTTCAGGCGTATTTGTACTTCACTGCGGCCCGTTTCTGTGGAGTGAAACCCTTAAAATTTCAGACTGGCTGGCGTTGAGCAATTCCCGGGACATTCTGGAAGCTATTGCCCTGGGACAGGGACCTGGCACCTTTATGATTCTTCTGGGCTGCGCCGGGTGGGGCCCCATGCAGTTAGATAATGAACTTGCCGATTCGGCCTGGCTTACCTGTGATATGTCCAGGGAGATCATGTTTGATACAAAACCGGACCTCAAATATGAAAAAGCCATGATGCTGATTTGA
- a CDS encoding putative molybdenum carrier protein, with product MGLLNKIVSGGQTGADRAALDTAIKFNVPHGGWITKGRRTESGPLPDFYDLKEMDTRDYPARTRQNIFDSDGTVIIARGPLTGGSALTYAFARKTDNRVCRINLLEQDIFEAALILHAFILDQGIRVLNVAGPRASHDSDIYYDVKAILSAVLYLDFLETEEDLWQVEQMIDAGFDFPKPITSVDQATQALEQSLTLRGKTIIARSQAHQMAGIYFILLEYVQLSLNLDEKNSVLFRSLSKGRDLRDYTPEDAVMELLKKLKTRLSERFQLRVVPS from the coding sequence ATGGGCCTTTTAAATAAAATTGTGTCAGGAGGACAAACCGGTGCGGACCGGGCGGCTTTGGATACCGCCATAAAATTCAATGTTCCCCATGGCGGATGGATTACCAAAGGACGGAGAACCGAATCCGGACCATTGCCTGATTTTTATGATTTAAAGGAGATGGATACCAGGGATTATCCGGCCCGGACCCGGCAAAATATATTTGATTCCGACGGCACGGTTATCATTGCCCGGGGACCTTTAACCGGCGGTTCAGCCCTGACCTATGCGTTTGCACGGAAAACAGACAACAGGGTTTGCAGAATAAATTTGTTGGAACAGGACATTTTTGAGGCGGCATTGATCCTTCACGCTTTTATTCTGGACCAAGGCATCCGTGTACTGAATGTCGCAGGCCCAAGAGCCAGCCATGACTCTGATATCTATTATGATGTTAAAGCCATTCTTTCGGCTGTATTGTATTTGGATTTCCTTGAGACCGAAGAAGACTTATGGCAGGTGGAGCAAATGATTGATGCAGGTTTTGACTTTCCCAAACCAATCACCAGTGTAGATCAGGCCACCCAGGCCCTTGAACAAAGTCTGACACTTAGGGGAAAGACCATTATCGCCAGGAGCCAAGCGCATCAGATGGCCGGCATTTACTTTATCCTGCTTGAATATGTGCAGTTATCCCTTAACCTGGATGAAAAAAATTCAGTTCTGTTCAGGTCTCTTTCGAAAGGAAGGGATCTTAGAGACTACACACCTGAAGACGCAGTGATGGAACTTTTAAAAAAACTTAAAACCCGATTGTCTGAAAGATTTCAACTCAGGGTGGTGCCTTCATGA